GAGGATTAGGACTCCCAAcatacccaccaccaccaccgttggGGTAATAACCCCCAAGATTATCCGGCGGCGACGGATCAGAATACGGCCCTGGCCGCGCCTCAGGACCGGTGTACTCCTGCGTCCCAAACGGTACCCGTCCGCTCTGCACCTCCGACGCGGCTGGTCCTCCCCGGCCGTCTTCCGTCCCGCCAATGAATCGGGGAACTCCAGAAGCGGAAGTCGCAGTCCCAGCTTGGGTGCGGCCTTTGCGTCTGCGGTGCCAGTACCATGTTGCTGCACCTATTAAGATTCCGGCTGCAATGACGACGCCTACCGCTATGCCGGCTTTGGCGCCGACGGAGAGGTCGTTCGAGACGTTTGCCTCGTTGCGGTCGATGGAAGAGATGTCGCTTCCTGTCGGGATGACGGTCGTCATGGCACACACCGGGGAGCCGTCAGACTGGGAAcaggcgagggtgttggggcagcagccgcctcctAGACTGCTGGCGCAGGTTATTTGCCCTTGGGTGCAGCCTGATGGGACGGGGGTTAGtaaagggggggtggagggggcaaTGGTGTTGAGGCATAGGGAAGAAGTGCCGCAGGTTTGGCCGTGGCGGCAGCAGGCGCCGCCAAAGTCTAGGGGGCAGCCGTAGTAGGAGATTTGAGGGCAGCGGCGGGGGCagcaggcggaggaggtggtggttacgggggtgttggagctggtgcgggtgacggtgacgaggCATTGGTATTTGTCTGCTGCGCAGGGGGAGTCACAGGTCGAGCCGATGCGGCAGCAGGCGGCTTCGAAGGGGTTGGTGCTATTGATGATGCAGCTGTTTGGATGTTAGTATATGAGCCGGTG
The sequence above is a segment of the Podospora pseudocomata strain CBS 415.72m chromosome 2 map unlocalized CBS415.72m_2, whole genome shotgun sequence genome. Coding sequences within it:
- a CDS encoding uncharacterized protein (EggNog:ENOG503P34V), with the translated sequence MVPSIIARALIAALFVVRDVRAAVPSTTSSHERFAAMETSHPHEGYLMPRAFYAIPGFPMEKRQVGCPQDDMHPCGELGPPGERFCCPNNQYCIINSTNPFEAACCRIGSTCDSPCAADKYQCLVTVTRTSSNTPVTTTSSACCPRRCPQISYYGCPLDFGGACCRHGQTCGTSSLCLNTIAPSTPPLLTPVPSGCTQGQITCASSLGGGCCPNTLACSQSDGSPVCAMTTVIPTGSDISSIDRNEANVSNDLSVGAKAGIAVGVVIAAGILIGAATWYWHRRRKGRTQAGTATSASGVPRFIGGTEDGRGGPAASEVQSGRVPFGTQEYTGPEARPGPYSDPSPPDNLGGYYPNGGGGGYVGSPNPQSTSTTPGVDQQAYFPNMMSPIPAPSANFTGQGVPVMPNDPGEIQRPVEIAEGGVRRQATTATGGTGMGSVSGVTESDVGQAGGVQRSDSARFELYGSDPGQLSPMSLADERFYTPDERPQGQGGEGQQGGQGGRSWLQGGYGR